The window CGACTCGCGCCGCAACGGCATTGGGCTCGGCATGGCCGCCCCGACGATCCTCAAGTACGGCACCGAGGAGCAGAAGCAGCGCTTTCTGCGGCCGCTGTGGATCGGCGAGGAGGTCTGGTGCCAGCTGTTCAGCGAGCCCGGCGCCGGCTCCGACCTCGCCGCCCTCGGCACCCGCGCGGTACGCGAGGGCGACGAGTGGGTGGTCAACGGGCAGAAGGTGTGGACGTCCGGCGCGCACAACTCCCGCTGGGCGATCCTCATCGCCCGCACCGACCCGGACGTGCCCAAGCACCGGGGCATCACGTACTTCGTCTGCGACATGACCGACCCGGGCGTCGAGGTGCGGCCGCTGCGGCAGGTCACCGGCGAGGCCGAGTTCAACGAGGTGTTCCTCACCGACGTCCGGATCCCCGACGCGCGCCGCCTCGGGGAGGTCGGCGACGGCTGGCGGGTCGCGCAGACCACGCTGAACAACGAACGCGTCGCCATCGGCGGCATGCGGCTGCCCCGCGAGGGCGGCATGATCGGACTCGTCTCCAAGACCTGGCGCGAGCGGCCCGAGCTGCGCACCCACGACCTGCACCAGCGGCTGCTGAAGCTCTGGGTGGAGGCCGAGGTCGCCCGGCTCACCAGCGAACGGCTGCGCCAGCAGCTCGTCGTGGGCCAGCCCGGCCCCGAAGGCGCTGGCATGAAGCTCGCCTTCGCCCGCCTCAACCAGGAGATCAGTGGCCTGGACGTGGAACTCCTCGGCGAGGAGGGCCTGTTGTACGACGACTGGACGATGCGCCGCCCGGAACTGGTCGACTTCACCGGCCGCGAGGCCGGCTACCGCTATCTGCGCTCCAAGGGCAACAGCATCGAGGGCGGGACCACCGAGGTCCTGCTGAACATCGTCGCCGAACGCGTCCTCGGCCTGCCCGCCGAACCGCGCACCGACAAGGACGTCGCCTGGAAGGACCTGGCCCGATGACGGATCTTCTCTACTCCGAGGAGGAAGAGGCGCTGCGGGCCGCCGTACGGGACCTGCTCGCCGACCACTGCGACGCGCCCGGCGTGATCGCCCGCACCGAGTCGGACACCCCGCACCACCGTGAGGCATGGAAGGCGCTCGCCGACGGCATGGGCCTCGCGGGGCTCCTCGTGCCCGAGGACAAGGGCGGCCAGGGCGCCACGCACCGCGAAGCCGCCGTCGTCCTGGAGGAACTGGGCCGCGCGGTCGCTCCCGTGGCCTACCTGACCAGCGCCGTCGTCGCCACCGAGGCCCTGCTCGCGTGCGACGCCGACGACCTGCTCGCCGACCTGGCGTCCGGGCGGCGGATCGGCGCCCTCGCCGTTGCGCTGAACGTCGCGCCGGGCACCGCCTACAAGGTGGTCCGGCACGAGGACGGCCCACTGCGCGGCGAGCTGACCGGCATCGCGGACGCGGCCGTCGCGGACGTCCTGCTCGTGCCCGCCGACGACGGCGGCCTGTACGCGGTCGACGCCACGGCCGCGACCGTCACGCCCCAGGTCTCCCTGGACCTGACCCGCCCGCTGGCGACCGTCACGCTCGACGGGGCACCGGCCCGGCTGCTGGGCGACGCCGAGCCCGCCGTACGCCGGGCCCTGACCGCCGGAGCCGGACTGCTCGCCTCCGAACAGTTCGGGCTCGCCGACTGGGCGCTGACGGAGACCGTCCGCTATCTGAAGGAACGCAAGCAGTTCAACCGGCCCGTCGGCGGTTTCCAGGCGCTCAAGCACCGGCTGGCCCAGCTCTGGCTGGAGGTCGTCAACCTCCGCGCGGCCGCCCGAAACGCCGCCGACGCGCTGGCCACGGGCGAGGACGTCGAGGTGGCCGTCACCGTCGCCCAGGCCTTCGCGGGACCCGTGGCCGTGCACGCCGCCGAGGAGGCACTGCAACTGCACGGCGGCATCGGCATGACATGGGAGCACCCGGCGCACCTGTACCTGAAGCGCGCCAAGGCCGACTCGATCGCCTACGGCACGGCGGGAGCCCACCGCGAGGCCCTGGCCGGACTCGTCGACCTCCAGGCCCCCTGACGTACACCTGGTCGACGCCCGGGGAAAGCCCGTCCCACCTGGGGCGGGCTTTTCCGTGCGCACCGCTCCGGTGAAGTGAACGCGGAGCGGCGGTCCGGCCAACTCCGTGCACGGGCCTGCCTCTTGAACCTGCCGGGACCCATACTCGCAGGGTTCCCGTCCGCCACTTCCAGGGAGGCAGAGCATGGCCCTCACCACCCGTCGCAGAGCCCTCACCACCCTCGGCGCCGCCCTCGTCGGCTCGGTCGCCCTCCCCGCCACCCAGGCCGTGGCCGGCGAACGACGGCACGGCTGCCGCCCGTTGTGGCGCGCCCACGCCCACAACGACTACGAGCATCCGCGCCCCCTCTTCGACGCCCTCGACCACCGCTTCGGCAGCGTCGAGGCCGACATCTACCTCGTGGGCGACCGGCTGCTCGTCGCCCACGACCCGGAGGACCTCGACCCCTCCCGCACCCTCGAGTCCCTCTACCTCGACCCGCTCGCCGCCCGCGTCCGCGCCAACAAGGGCCGCGTGTACCGGGGGCACCGCGGCTCGCTGCAACTCCTCGTCGACATCAAGACCGAGGGCTCGTCGACGTACCTCGAGCTCGACCGGCATCTGCGGCGCTACCGGCACCTGTTCACGACGTACGCCCACGGCCGTGTCCTCCCCGGGCCCGTCACCGCCGTGATCTCCGGCGACCGCGCGGCCCGCGCCCCCATGGAGGCCCAGCGCGTCCGGCGCGCCTTCTACGACGGCCGCCTCGCCGACCTCGGCAGCCAGTCGCCGGCCTCCTTCATCCCACTGATCAGCGACAACTGGACCCTCAACTTCACCTGGCAGGGCGTCGGCGCGTTCCCGGACGCCGAGCGGGAGAAGCTGCGGGGCATCGTCCGAGCCGCGCACGCGCGGGGGCAGAGGGTGCGGTTCTGGGCGACCCCGGATCTGGCCGGGCCCGCCCGTGACGCGGTGTGGGCCGAGCTGCTCGCCGCAGACGTCGACCACCTCAACACCGACGACCTCGCCGGACTGGAAGCCTTCCTGGACGCCCGCCGGGCGGCATAGGACTTCACACGTTCGGCGGACAGGTCAGCCACCCGGACGAACCCTCCGCTACGCCACACTTGCGGCCGAACGCCGTGAATCGGATAGGGCGGCGTGGCGGAGGAGTTGACGATGGCCATTTCCATCTCTGTGGTGCTGCTGCTTGTGATCCTTGCGGTGATCTTCCTGCGCAACGGCGGGCTGAAGGTCTCCCACGCGCTGGTCTGCCTGCTGCTCGGCTTCTACCTGGCCAGCACGAGCATCGCCCCCACCATCCACAGCGGCATCACGGCGACGGCGGAGATCGTCAGCAGCCTGAGGCCTTGAGGCCTTGAGGCCTTGAGGCCTTGAGGCCTTGAGTTCTTGGGTGGGGGCCTTGGGGGCCCTCAGCTCGAGAACACGCCGATGCCGTTCGGGACGGCGCGTTCGGCGCCGCCGCTGGGGTGGTTGCGTACGGACACGGCGCTCGCGCCGGACTTCCGGGCGACCAGCGTCGACGACCCGCCGCCGTCCAGGCTGAAGGCGTCCTGTGAGCCCAGCCGCCGCATCGTGTCGGCCACTTCGGCGATCGTCAGGCCGCTGCGGTACGTGGCGCCACCGTCCAGCGCGAGCAGCAGCATGCGCTGCCCGTCGTCGGCGAGCCCCACGGCCGTACGGACGGCCGACGCCGTGTCGTCCAGCCCCGGCAGCGGTCTGCCGCCCGAGAGGACCGGATAACCGCCGAGGGCGAGACGGTACGGGACGCCGCTCGTGGCCGCCACGAGGGCGTGCTCGACCTCGACCGCTTCCCCGGTGGAGAACTTCCGAAGCTGCTGGGCACCCTCCTCCCGGCCGACCAGCACGGTCGTCCCCTCGGTGATCGGGCCGCTGCCGGGGGAGTCGGCGGTCGAGACGACCTTGCCGTCGCGGACCGTCACCTCGTGAGTGTCCTTGCTGCACGGAGCCGCCCGGTCCGTGTCCGTGCCGCACGTGGCCCGCACCCGGGAGGCGCTGCCCCACGCGGAGGTGAACGCGCCGACGGAACCCACCGGCAGCGCGTACTGGTTGAGCCCGCCGAGCGGCAGCCGCGCGGAGGAGGTGCGGACCGAGCCGTCGAGAGCCAGCCGGTCCAGCCGGGCCCGCCGGTCGGTTCCGACCCCGAGCACGTCCTTCGTGGTCGTGCCGGGCGGCAGCGCGGGCCCGAAACGCTGGCCCTTCGGCACGGCCGCCTTGAGCGCCCGCCCGGCCGCGATCGCCGGGCCCACGCTCGCACCGGTCGCCTCGACGCCCGGGTGCTGCGTCTCGGTGATGTTGAAGAAGTCGCCGTTGACACCGGCGACGGCGCCCTGGGCGTCGGCCATCCGCGAGACCAGCGCGCGCGAGGCCACCGCCCCGGGGTACAGCAGGTCGACCTGAACCCGAGGGTTGCCCAGGTCGACCTTGAGCACATGCGCGTGGGTCACCCCCTTGGCCGCCTGGATGTCGAAGTGCTCATAGGTGACGCCCGGCGCGACCCGGACGCGCTTGTGGACGGCATCGGCCTCAGCCGCCTCCGCCACACCCGCACCGGCCAGTGCGCCGAACACCGTGAGAAACGCCAGAACCGCTCTGCCTGCTCCGCGCCGCTTGTGACGACCTGTCACCGTACCCCCTGATGCCTCGTCAGAAGTCCTCAGGGCAGTGGACCAGACGTCGGGGCACAGGAGTACGGCTGACCGCCGACCACGCGGAAAAAGTCGGAAAAACACACCCCTCCGGGTGCTTCAGCCGCCGTCCGCTCCGGTGGCGTACGGCGTGTAGTGCGCGGGCGTGTGGTCGATCGGCAGCCCGGGCCGCCACGCCGTGAGGGCCTGCGCGCTGCACACGAACAGCTGATCGGGCAGCCGGTCCAGGCCGAACCAGCGCCAGCGGCCCACGCTCTCGTCGGGCTGGTCCGCCGGCTCGCCCTGCCAGACGGTGACCCGGGCGGCCACGGTCACCCGGACGACACCGCCCGCGTCGTCGAGGAGCGACCCCAGCAGCCGGACGTCCTCCGGCCGCGCCCTGAGCCCCGTCTCCTCGCCCAGCTCGCGCACCACCGTCTCCCGCAACGACTCCCCGGGTTCCACCGTCCCGCCGGGCAGCTCCCACGTCCCGCGCCGGTGCCGGCCCAGGAGCAGCCCCCGGGGCCCGTACAGGATGGCGCCGACCCCGATCGCGGCATGAGCCGGCGGCGGCCGGTCGACGCGCGGCCGGGAGGAGACGCGGACGGGCCGGGTCACCTGGAACAGCCGGTAGGACGCGTGGTTGCCCGCCTCCGGCGTGTCGAGGACATCGACCCGCTCCACACGCAGCCCGTACTCGGTGAGCAACTCCTTCCAGAGGTCAGGGGCGAGGACCCACATGTGCACGGTGACGTCACCGCCGCCGGCCAGCCGCAGGATCTCGGGCCGGGCCGTGACCCGGTCCGACGGGCCGTCACCGCGCGAGTTGGTGTGCAGCACCGTGAAGCAGAGCCTGCCGCCAGGCCTGAGCGCCGAGGCGAGGGCGGGCAGCAGCCGGTGCGGGTCGAGATACGGCACGGCATGCAGGGCGTAGACGACGTCGTACGGCTCCGCCGTGCGCAGATGCTCCACCGCGTCGGCCAGGACCAGCCGCAGCCCGGGCAGCGAGCCGTACCGGGCACGGGCCCGCTCCAGTTGTCCGGCCGAGGCGTCGACCGCGTCCACCAGCGCGCCGTGGGCACGCACCAGATGGGCGGCGTGCCGGGCCGGACCGCATCCGAGGTCCAGTACCCGCCGGCCCGCGAGCTCGCCCAGCACCTCGGTCCCCGGCCCGGCGCCCTCGCAACCCCAGTCGAACCGCGCCACCTCGGGCAGCTCCGTGCCACGCCGCAGATGGTGGGCTCCGTACGCACGCCAGGCCTCGGCGTTGACCTCCTCCGACGGTGTCACCAAGGCTCAGCCGCCCGCGGCGGCGTCGCGCGGAAGCACCCTGACACGGTGGAAGTTGCATCCGGCGGGGCGCGCCTCGTCGGCGGCGGGCGGGGTCTGGTGGGCCTTGAGCGCGATGCTCACCAGGCCCAGCAGCAGATCGACGTCCGCTTCGCAGTCGAGGTGGACCGTCACCCAGGACGATCCGGGAACCAGGTGGATCGCGCTCGAACCGGCGAGGTCGTAGTGGATGCGCTGGATGGCCCGGCGGGTGAGGTGGAGGTCCACGTCCCGTGCCGAGTGGAAGTGGAGGATCTCGTCACGGACGGAACGGATCGCCCGTCCGGTACCGCAACTCGCCGGGCCCGGCATCAGGTCGGGCCAGGCCTGCAGGCGCTCCATGGCGCGCTGGGCCAGAGTCATGGCTCCATCGTTGCGCGCTTACCGTGTCGCAACCAGAGGTTGAGCGCTTTGTAACCGGGACGTGAGGTGGGGCGGGGGAGGCGGCTTTTCCTCAGGTGGCGTCTCTGATCAGTCTTATGTAGCGCTTCCAGTCCCAGTGGCCGCCCGGGTCGGTGTGGTCGCTGCCCGGTACCTCGTGGTGGCCGATGATGTGGTCCCGGTTCCGGGGGATGCCGTGCCGCGCGCAGATCGCCGCCGTGAGCCGGGCCGATTCCTCGTACGCGGCGTCCGTGAAGTAGTCGGGCTGGTCGACCCAGCCTTCGTGCTCGATGCCGATGCCGCGCTTGTTGTAGTCCCAGTTCCCCGCGTGCCACGCGATGTCGGCCTCGCGTACGCACTGCGCCACATGGCCGTCGGCCGAGCGCACCACGTAGTGGGCGGACACCTGCTTCCTCGGGTTCCGGAAGATGGACAGGGTGCCGGCGAAGGTCGTCTGCGCGACATGGATGATCACGCGGTCGACGGGATGGCCTCGGGGGCGGTTCGACGCCGTGTAGTTGGCTCCGGTCGCCGGGTGCCACTCGGCCCCGGGGTGGTCGGGGGCCTGGGGCCGGGCCGCGGCCCGTGTGCCCGGGAGAAGGACGTAAGGAACGGCGGTGAGGGCGGCGCCCACGAGGATGCCTCGCCTGTTGGGGAGCGGTGCTGCCTGGTCCATGACGGGATGCCTTTCGCTTCGACGGATCCTCACGTTACGGCGCCTGCCGGACCGTCAGAAGGGAGCGAGGTGTTTCGGTGGACTGACCGGCGAATGTGGATAACTCGCCCACTCTTGTGGGTGATGCGGGCTGTCCGAGGGTTCAGGCCCGCGCGGCGACGGCCGCCGGATCGTCCAGCACCGCCCGCACGACCGAGTGCGCGGCCCCCAGCAGCGGTCCCTGAGGGCCCAGCCGTGACACGGACACGGGACAGGCCGGACCCGCGGTGCGCCGCGCCAGCTCCTCCCGAAGCGAGGGCAGCAGCCAGGGCGCGAGACCGGACAGCTCCCCGCCCAGCACCACGCTCTCGGGATCGAGCAGATTGACCGCCCCGGTCAGGGCGACACCGAGCGCGGTGCCCGCGTCACGCAGGGCACGGCGTACGTCCTCGTCACCTTCGGCGGCGCGTCCAGCGAGCAGTCCCACCCGGTCCTCGTCCGGCTCCAGGCCCGCCGCA of the Streptomyces koelreuteriae genome contains:
- a CDS encoding luciferase domain-containing protein — protein: MTLAQRAMERLQAWPDLMPGPASCGTGRAIRSVRDEILHFHSARDVDLHLTRRAIQRIHYDLAGSSAIHLVPGSSWVTVHLDCEADVDLLLGLVSIALKAHQTPPAADEARPAGCNFHRVRVLPRDAAAGG
- a CDS encoding phosphatidylinositol-specific phospholipase C/glycerophosphodiester phosphodiesterase family protein gives rise to the protein MALTTRRRALTTLGAALVGSVALPATQAVAGERRHGCRPLWRAHAHNDYEHPRPLFDALDHRFGSVEADIYLVGDRLLVAHDPEDLDPSRTLESLYLDPLAARVRANKGRVYRGHRGSLQLLVDIKTEGSSTYLELDRHLRRYRHLFTTYAHGRVLPGPVTAVISGDRAARAPMEAQRVRRAFYDGRLADLGSQSPASFIPLISDNWTLNFTWQGVGAFPDAEREKLRGIVRAAHARGQRVRFWATPDLAGPARDAVWAELLAADVDHLNTDDLAGLEAFLDARRAA
- a CDS encoding phosphodiester glycosidase family protein, whose translation is MTGRHKRRGAGRAVLAFLTVFGALAGAGVAEAAEADAVHKRVRVAPGVTYEHFDIQAAKGVTHAHVLKVDLGNPRVQVDLLYPGAVASRALVSRMADAQGAVAGVNGDFFNITETQHPGVEATGASVGPAIAAGRALKAAVPKGQRFGPALPPGTTTKDVLGVGTDRRARLDRLALDGSVRTSSARLPLGGLNQYALPVGSVGAFTSAWGSASRVRATCGTDTDRAAPCSKDTHEVTVRDGKVVSTADSPGSGPITEGTTVLVGREEGAQQLRKFSTGEAVEVEHALVAATSGVPYRLALGGYPVLSGGRPLPGLDDTASAVRTAVGLADDGQRMLLLALDGGATYRSGLTIAEVADTMRRLGSQDAFSLDGGGSSTLVARKSGASAVSVRNHPSGGAERAVPNGIGVFSS
- a CDS encoding N-acetylmuramoyl-L-alanine amidase translates to MDQAAPLPNRRGILVGAALTAVPYVLLPGTRAAARPQAPDHPGAEWHPATGANYTASNRPRGHPVDRVIIHVAQTTFAGTLSIFRNPRKQVSAHYVVRSADGHVAQCVREADIAWHAGNWDYNKRGIGIEHEGWVDQPDYFTDAAYEESARLTAAICARHGIPRNRDHIIGHHEVPGSDHTDPGGHWDWKRYIRLIRDAT
- a CDS encoding acyl-CoA dehydrogenase family protein — protein: MTSAEELRRRTRELLAAHPPASTDRLDFLRARFDAGLAWVHYPEGLGGLDAPRSQQAVVDAELEAAGAPDNDSRRNGIGLGMAAPTILKYGTEEQKQRFLRPLWIGEEVWCQLFSEPGAGSDLAALGTRAVREGDEWVVNGQKVWTSGAHNSRWAILIARTDPDVPKHRGITYFVCDMTDPGVEVRPLRQVTGEAEFNEVFLTDVRIPDARRLGEVGDGWRVAQTTLNNERVAIGGMRLPREGGMIGLVSKTWRERPELRTHDLHQRLLKLWVEAEVARLTSERLRQQLVVGQPGPEGAGMKLAFARLNQEISGLDVELLGEEGLLYDDWTMRRPELVDFTGREAGYRYLRSKGNSIEGGTTEVLLNIVAERVLGLPAEPRTDKDVAWKDLAR
- a CDS encoding bifunctional class I SAM-dependent methyltransferase/NUDIX hydrolase; translation: MTPSEEVNAEAWRAYGAHHLRRGTELPEVARFDWGCEGAGPGTEVLGELAGRRVLDLGCGPARHAAHLVRAHGALVDAVDASAGQLERARARYGSLPGLRLVLADAVEHLRTAEPYDVVYALHAVPYLDPHRLLPALASALRPGGRLCFTVLHTNSRGDGPSDRVTARPEILRLAGGGDVTVHMWVLAPDLWKELLTEYGLRVERVDVLDTPEAGNHASYRLFQVTRPVRVSSRPRVDRPPPAHAAIGVGAILYGPRGLLLGRHRRGTWELPGGTVEPGESLRETVVRELGEETGLRARPEDVRLLGSLLDDAGGVVRVTVAARVTVWQGEPADQPDESVGRWRWFGLDRLPDQLFVCSAQALTAWRPGLPIDHTPAHYTPYATGADGG
- a CDS encoding acyl-CoA dehydrogenase family protein, whose amino-acid sequence is MTDLLYSEEEEALRAAVRDLLADHCDAPGVIARTESDTPHHREAWKALADGMGLAGLLVPEDKGGQGATHREAAVVLEELGRAVAPVAYLTSAVVATEALLACDADDLLADLASGRRIGALAVALNVAPGTAYKVVRHEDGPLRGELTGIADAAVADVLLVPADDGGLYAVDATAATVTPQVSLDLTRPLATVTLDGAPARLLGDAEPAVRRALTAGAGLLASEQFGLADWALTETVRYLKERKQFNRPVGGFQALKHRLAQLWLEVVNLRAAARNAADALATGEDVEVAVTVAQAFAGPVAVHAAEEALQLHGGIGMTWEHPAHLYLKRAKADSIAYGTAGAHREALAGLVDLQAP